The nucleotide sequence TGTCGAGGCGCGAGCGGGCGCCCGGGAACGGCTGGCCATTCTGCAGTTCGAGGCCGACGTCGACGACGACGAGCCGTCGCGGGTGGCCCTGGAGCTGCTCGACGGCCGCGGACCGAGTCCGCTGTTGGCCAGGGTGCTGGCCACCCGCGGTCGGGTGCTGATCGTCCGCGACCGACCGGCGGGTGTGGATACGCTCGCCGAGGCGACCAGGATCGCCCATCGCACCGGCGCGGACGCGATCGCCGCCGACGCCCTGATCACGCTGAACCTGCTGGGCCGGCGCGGTGTTCTGCCCACGGACGAGGTGCCGTCGTTGGCGCAGGCCCTGGCCGGGACGACCGGTCCGGACGGTGTCAGCGTCCGGCTGCGAGCCCTCCGGTTCCAGGCGGCGCAGCTGATGGAGGACGGCGACCTGATGGGTGCGAGGGCCGCGGCCGACGAGGGTGTCGAGTTGAGCAGTGCAGCCGGCCTGAGTTGGAGTAGCTATGGTCTGGACCTGCGGCTGATGGACGCCTGGATTCTGGAAGCCACCGGGGAGTGGGACGAGGCGCTGGCCAAGAGCCTGGTGGCCGTCTACGCCCCGACCGAACCGGGGCGGGTGCTCGCCACTGCCGCCGTCGGCATCCTGGTCGGCCGCGGTGATCCGGAAGGTGAGTCGCTACTGGCCAGGCTGCGCGGCACCGGCGACGGATATTCCGAGCTGCAGCTCGACCTGCGCGAGATCGACCTGCGGCTGTTGCAGCGTCGGCCGGTCGACGCCCTCGCCGTCGTCGAGCGTTGCCGACGCCGGCTGGACTCGGACGGGTGGGTGACCGAACGGTTGCTGCTGACAACCCGGCACGCGCAGGCATTGGCCGATCTGGCCGAGACCGCCCGTCGCGACGGCACCGATCCGGAAGAGCTGATCGCCCACTCGGCGTCCCTGGTCGACGAGGCCGATGCCCGGTCGGTGACGCCGGCACTGGCCGGTGCCTATGGCCTCAGCTGGCTGCTGCGGCTGCGGGCGGAGTCCGATCGGGCTGCCGGTACCGACACCGCGGATCAATGGGCGGCGGTGCTCGCTGCCGCGCGTCGGGCGGGCCGGGTCCCGGAACAGCTCTACGCCGGCGTACGGGCCGCGCGGATGTTCCTGCAGGCCGGTGACCGGGTCCGGGCCGCAGACCTGCTCCGCACGGCACGGAAGCAGGCCTTGATGCTCGGCGCGTCTCCGGTGCTGTCGACCATCGACGAGATGGTGCGTCGCTCGCGCCTGCGGCCGGGTGCCGACCAGGGAGTGACCGCCTCGGAAAGCCCTCTGACCGCAAGGGAATCGGAGGTGCTCGGGCTGGTGTCGACGGGACTGTCGAACCGACAGGTCGGGAACGCCCTGTTCATCTCCGACAAGACGGCCAGCGTTCACCTGAGCCACATCATGAGCAAACTGGGTGCCACCACCCGCACCGAGGCGGTGTCGATCGCCCGGCAGCGCGGCCTGCTGGTGGATTGACCGGCCATGCTGACGACCGGCGTCCCGTCCGGGGTCCGGAGGGAGTTGCGCGGAGCGCAAGGAGCTGTTCTGGTGCAGCCCCTACGGGCTCGAGGCAACCGCGTCCAGCAGGTCCGCGATGGCCGACCTGGTGAGCGGGTCCGCAGCTGTTTCCCCGAACAGGCGCGCCAGGCGGTCTCGTTCGGGGTCTCCGGGCGGATGCTCGAGCCAACCCGTGCAGGCCCGCTCGTTGATGTGCCCCAGCACGGCGACGAGCATGGTGAAATCCCCGGGCTCTCGGACACGGCCCGGCCCGCCCCAGGCTCGGTAGCTCTGGACGATCGCTGCAGCCCGGTCGGCCCGGCCGCCGGCGAAACTCCAGACCACGAAGGCCAATTCCTGGCTCGCGCCGGCCATCCCGTGATTGTCCCAGTCGATGACGCACATCGAGCCGTCGACAGTTCCGCGTAAATTCTCGGGGAACAGGTCCCGGTGGCAGGTCTGCGGATCGTCGGGGTCGACCATGGTCTGTTCCAAGGCGACGAGTTCCTCGCGCAGCCCGGCCAGATCGTCGGCGAATGGCGCCCGGGCATCGGTCAGCGCCACGATGAGCTCGTCCCACCGTCTGGCGCCCACCGGCCGTCGGTACCACGGGTGCGCTCCCCGGGTCCCCTGAAAAGGGGTGCGATGGAGCGCGCCGAGTGTGGCGCCGACCGCTGCGGCGTCCAGCGTCGGGCCGACCTCCGAGAGGTCGACCCATTCGGAGACGCGTACCTGCGTGCCTGGTAGGTCCAGGAGGACGGCCCCGCTCCGGGTGGTCAGCATAGTTGGCGTCGGCACGCCGGAAGCCCCTGCCGCCGTGGCGAACTCGACGTCTTGCCGGACGTCCGCCTCGACCTGCGGGTGGATCAGCTGCTTGACCGCCCAGGTGCCGCGGCTGGTCGTGAGACGAAAGACGAAGCCCAGCTCGCCGCGCCCCGTTGGCCCGGCGTGAGCCACGACGTCTCCGAGGTCGAAGGCAGCGGCGATGGACACGGCGTGGGCGGTGGTGAGTTCCGGCGGTGACGTCACTGCTTGATGATGACCGATCGGCTCGACCTCACCCAGCAACTCGGGGAACCGGTTCTGGAAGGCTCGCGTTCGGTGAACACTGATCGAGGTTGGTCACCGTCCCACATGGGCTGATGACCAAAATCGACG is from Nakamurella sp. PAMC28650 and encodes:
- a CDS encoding LuxR C-terminal-related transcriptional regulator, with amino-acid sequence MTLVDDRPEDVEARAGARERLAILQFEADVDDDEPSRVALELLDGRGPSPLLARVLATRGRVLIVRDRPAGVDTLAEATRIAHRTGADAIAADALITLNLLGRRGVLPTDEVPSLAQALAGTTGPDGVSVRLRALRFQAAQLMEDGDLMGARAAADEGVELSSAAGLSWSSYGLDLRLMDAWILEATGEWDEALAKSLVAVYAPTEPGRVLATAAVGILVGRGDPEGESLLARLRGTGDGYSELQLDLREIDLRLLQRRPVDALAVVERCRRRLDSDGWVTERLLLTTRHAQALADLAETARRDGTDPEELIAHSASLVDEADARSVTPALAGAYGLSWLLRLRAESDRAAGTDTADQWAAVLAAARRAGRVPEQLYAGVRAARMFLQAGDRVRAADLLRTARKQALMLGASPVLSTIDEMVRRSRLRPGADQGVTASESPLTARESEVLGLVSTGLSNRQVGNALFISDKTASVHLSHIMSKLGATTRTEAVSIARQRGLLVD
- a CDS encoding phosphotransferase enzyme family protein, with the translated sequence MTSPPELTTAHAVSIAAAFDLGDVVAHAGPTGRGELGFVFRLTTSRGTWAVKQLIHPQVEADVRQDVEFATAAGASGVPTPTMLTTRSGAVLLDLPGTQVRVSEWVDLSEVGPTLDAAAVGATLGALHRTPFQGTRGAHPWYRRPVGARRWDELIVALTDARAPFADDLAGLREELVALEQTMVDPDDPQTCHRDLFPENLRGTVDGSMCVIDWDNHGMAGASQELAFVVWSFAGGRADRAAAIVQSYRAWGGPGRVREPGDFTMLVAVLGHINERACTGWLEHPPGDPERDRLARLFGETAADPLTRSAIADLLDAVASSP